In a single window of the Streptomyces cinnabarinus genome:
- a CDS encoding glycoside hydrolase family 3 protein → MTTFASDTLTRDALTVLQPGFPGTTAPDWLLRRLGEGLASVGLFGRNIATPDQVAALTAQLRAEREDVLVAIDEEGGDVTRLEVRTGSSFPGNHALGAVDDVDLTRAVAHELGRRLAACGVNFNWAPSADVNSNAANPVIGVRSFGADTDLVARHTAAYVTGLQAAGVAACTKHFPGHGDTAIDSHEAMPRIDLGLDVLSERELIPFHAAIAAGSRAIMTAHILVPALDATRPATLSRPILTDLLRGELGYDGLIVTDGMEMQAIASTYGIERGSVLALAAGADAICVGGGLNDEDTVRRLRDALVSAVRSGELPEERLAEAAERVRALARWTSSATPEQDREPSDVGMVAARRALRVTSTDAHTPVTEPPYVIALSPVANIAVGDETPWGVGAELAELLPGTETADGTDESVAEAALDAAGDRRIVAVVRDEHRHEWMSKTLDTLLRARPDTVVVEMGVPQSAPRGALHIATNGAARVCGRAAAEVIAGQ, encoded by the coding sequence ATGACGACATTCGCCAGCGACACCCTGACGCGGGACGCGCTGACCGTCCTCCAGCCGGGCTTCCCCGGCACCACCGCCCCCGACTGGCTGCTGCGCCGCCTCGGCGAGGGCCTCGCCTCCGTCGGCCTGTTCGGCCGCAACATCGCCACGCCGGACCAGGTCGCCGCGCTCACCGCCCAGCTGCGGGCCGAGCGCGAGGACGTCCTCGTCGCCATCGACGAGGAGGGCGGCGACGTCACCCGCCTTGAGGTGCGCACCGGCTCCTCCTTCCCGGGCAACCACGCCCTCGGCGCCGTCGACGACGTCGACCTGACCCGAGCGGTCGCCCATGAGCTGGGCCGCCGGCTCGCCGCCTGCGGGGTCAACTTCAACTGGGCCCCGTCCGCGGACGTCAACTCCAATGCCGCCAACCCGGTCATCGGTGTCCGCTCCTTCGGCGCCGACACCGACCTGGTCGCCCGGCACACGGCCGCCTATGTCACCGGCCTCCAGGCGGCGGGCGTCGCCGCCTGCACCAAGCACTTCCCGGGCCACGGCGACACCGCGATCGACTCGCACGAGGCGATGCCGCGGATCGACCTCGGGCTCGATGTGCTGTCCGAGCGCGAACTGATCCCGTTCCACGCGGCCATCGCGGCCGGCTCGCGGGCGATCATGACCGCCCACATCCTGGTCCCGGCCCTGGACGCCACCCGCCCGGCCACCCTCTCCCGCCCGATCCTCACCGACCTGCTGCGCGGCGAACTCGGCTACGACGGCCTGATCGTCACCGACGGCATGGAGATGCAGGCCATCGCCTCCACCTACGGCATCGAGCGCGGCAGCGTCCTCGCCCTCGCGGCCGGAGCGGACGCGATCTGCGTGGGCGGCGGCCTCAACGACGAGGACACCGTACGGCGCCTGCGCGACGCCCTGGTCTCCGCGGTACGCAGCGGTGAACTCCCCGAGGAGCGGCTCGCGGAGGCCGCGGAACGGGTCCGCGCCCTGGCCCGCTGGACGTCGAGCGCGACCCCCGAGCAGGACAGGGAACCGTCGGACGTCGGCATGGTCGCGGCCCGCCGCGCCCTGCGCGTGACGTCGACCGACGCCCATACGCCGGTGACCGAACCCCCCTACGTCATCGCCCTGAGCCCGGTGGCCAACATCGCGGTGGGCGACGAGACACCGTGGGGCGTGGGCGCCGAACTGGCCGAACTGCTGCCCGGCACCGAGACCGCCGACGGCACGGACGAGTCCGTGGCCGAGGCGGCCCTGGACGCGGCCGGTGACCGCCGCATCGTGGCGGTGGTCCGCGACGAGCACCGCCACGAGTGGATGTCCAAGACCCTGGACACCCTGCTGCGCGCCCGCCCCGACACCGTCGTGGTCGAAATGGGCGTCCCCCAGTCCGCACCGAGAGGCGCCCTCCACATCGCGACGAACGGTGCGGCCCGAGTCTGCGGACGAGCGGCGGCGGAGGTCATAGCGGGCCAGTAG
- the nagB gene encoding glucosamine-6-phosphate deaminase has product MEVVIVPDAKSGGELIAEAMAQLLRRKPEALLGVATGSTPLPIYQALTAKVRSGAVDASQARIAQLDEYVGLPAEHPESYRSVLRREVLEPLGIGMDAFMGPDGTAEDVQAACEAYDAALAGAGGVDLQLLGIGTDGHIGFNEPCSSLASRTRIKTLTEQTRVDNARFFEGDISQVPHHVITQGIGTILEARHLVLLATGLGKADAVAATVEGPVAAVCPASALQLHPHATVVVDEGAASKLKLADYFRHTYANKPDWQGI; this is encoded by the coding sequence GTGGAAGTTGTCATCGTCCCGGATGCCAAGTCGGGTGGCGAGCTCATCGCCGAGGCCATGGCGCAGCTCCTGCGGCGCAAGCCCGAAGCCCTGCTCGGAGTGGCCACCGGCTCGACGCCGCTGCCCATCTATCAGGCGCTGACGGCCAAAGTGCGCTCCGGTGCCGTGGACGCCTCGCAGGCGCGGATCGCCCAGCTCGACGAGTATGTGGGGCTGCCGGCCGAGCATCCGGAGTCGTACCGCTCGGTGCTGCGCCGTGAGGTGCTGGAGCCGCTCGGGATCGGGATGGACGCGTTCATGGGCCCGGACGGTACGGCCGAGGACGTCCAGGCGGCGTGCGAGGCGTACGACGCGGCACTGGCCGGGGCCGGGGGCGTGGACCTTCAGTTGCTGGGGATCGGGACCGACGGGCACATCGGGTTCAACGAGCCGTGCTCCTCGCTGGCCTCGCGGACGCGGATCAAGACGCTGACGGAGCAGACGCGGGTGGACAACGCGCGCTTCTTCGAGGGGGACATCTCGCAGGTGCCGCACCATGTGATCACGCAGGGGATCGGCACGATTCTGGAGGCTCGGCATCTGGTCCTGCTCGCCACGGGGTTGGGCAAGGCCGATGCTGTTGCGGCGACTGTTGAGGGGCCTGTTGCCGCGGTGTGTCCTGCCTCGGCGTTGCAGTTGCATCCGCATGCGACAGTCGTCGTCGACGAGGGCGCCGCGTCCAAGCTGAAGCTGGCTGACTATTTCCGGCACACGTACGCCAACAAGCCGGACTGGCAGGGGATCTGA
- a CDS encoding SDR family oxidoreductase — MGVLTGRTALVTGASRGIGRAVAERLARDGARVAVHYSSSEAAAKETVAGIEATGGSAFAIRAELGVPGDAQALWDAFDRHAEGVDILVNNAGAATFATIGDTDEELYERAHALNARAPFFIIRQGLGRLRDHGRIINVTAATDAGIPGIAATHMAKGAVTALTRSLAVELAARGITANSVAPGFIDTDLTSAVLADPGLRAHAESVSVFRRVGTAAEVADVVAFLASPDSRWVTGQHVDATGGSLLSLQ, encoded by the coding sequence ATGGGCGTGCTCACGGGCAGGACGGCGCTGGTCACGGGGGCGAGCAGGGGGATCGGGCGGGCGGTGGCCGAGCGGCTGGCGCGCGACGGCGCACGGGTCGCCGTGCACTACAGCAGCAGCGAGGCGGCGGCGAAGGAGACGGTCGCCGGGATCGAGGCGACGGGCGGCAGCGCCTTCGCCATCCGGGCCGAGCTGGGGGTGCCGGGGGACGCACAGGCCCTCTGGGACGCCTTTGACCGGCATGCGGAGGGGGTGGACATCCTGGTGAACAACGCGGGGGCGGCGACCTTCGCGACCATCGGCGACACGGACGAGGAGCTCTACGAGCGGGCTCACGCCCTCAACGCCAGGGCGCCGTTCTTCATCATCCGGCAAGGGCTCGGCCGGCTGCGCGACCATGGGCGGATCATCAATGTCACGGCGGCCACGGACGCGGGGATACCGGGTATCGCCGCCACTCATATGGCCAAGGGCGCGGTGACGGCGCTGACCCGGTCACTGGCCGTCGAGCTGGCCGCGCGCGGCATCACCGCCAACTCGGTCGCGCCCGGCTTCATCGACACCGACCTCACGAGCGCGGTGCTGGCCGATCCGGGCCTGCGGGCGCACGCCGAGTCGGTCTCGGTGTTCCGACGGGTGGGGACGGCCGCCGAGGTCGCCGATGTGGTGGCCTTCCTGGCCTCACCGGACTCCCGCTGGGTGACCGGGCAGCACGTGGACGCGACGGGGGGTTCGCTGCTGAGCCTCCAATAG
- a CDS encoding TetR/AcrR family transcriptional regulator, with translation MVSTEGPRSTEAPRSAEVPRPAPSRRGRPRSFDRETALEKAIMAFWEHGYEATSVSDLTRIMGIGAPSLYAAFGDKRALFDEAVVEYGKRYAAFGERALAEEPTARSAVRRILREAAVRYTTPGRPQGCLFVHAAADCGSSEVGETLRNRRNATIAAVESRVRADVAAGELPADTDAGALARYTGAIIQGMSQQARDGASRAELEALAEIALSIWPRA, from the coding sequence ATGGTGAGCACCGAAGGCCCTCGTTCCACCGAAGCCCCCCGTTCCGCCGAAGTCCCCCGTCCCGCACCCTCCCGCCGCGGCCGCCCCCGCTCCTTCGACCGGGAGACCGCGCTGGAGAAGGCGATCATGGCCTTCTGGGAGCACGGCTACGAGGCGACCTCCGTCTCCGACCTCACCCGGATCATGGGCATCGGCGCCCCCAGCCTGTACGCGGCCTTCGGCGACAAGCGGGCGCTGTTCGACGAGGCCGTGGTGGAGTACGGCAAGCGCTACGCGGCCTTCGGCGAGCGTGCCCTGGCCGAGGAGCCCACCGCCCGGTCCGCCGTGCGGCGCATCCTGCGCGAGGCCGCTGTGCGCTACACCACCCCCGGCCGGCCACAGGGCTGCCTCTTCGTCCACGCGGCCGCCGATTGCGGCAGTTCGGAGGTGGGGGAGACGCTGCGGAACAGGCGCAACGCCACCATCGCCGCCGTCGAGAGCCGGGTGCGGGCGGACGTCGCCGCAGGTGAACTCCCCGCCGACACCGACGCCGGCGCGCTCGCCCGGTACACCGGCGCGATCATCCAGGGAATGTCCCAACAGGCGCGCGACGGCGCGAGCCGTGCGGAGTTGGAGGCGCTCGCTGAAATTGCCCTGTCCATCTGGCCCCGCGCATGA
- a CDS encoding sensor histidine kinase codes for MNELVHQHTALDESDLEWLHLLVSEWQLLSDLSFADLVLWVPTRDGTRYVSVAQMRPNTGPTSYQDDMVGHLVPRGRRPMLDAALDEGRIVREGDPEWREEVPVRVESIPVRRDGRVLGVIARNTNLLTVRTPSRLELTYLQSASDLAQMIAAGSFPFANQQVDMDASPRVGDGLIRVDADGIVQYASPNALSAYHRLGLAADLVGHHLGNATAELAPTHGPVDEALAKVASGWAPREFEIESEDGVIQFRAIPLKPKGTRIGSLVLLRDVTELRRRERELITKDATIREIHHRVKNNLQTVAALLRLQARRIESDRGREALEEAVRRVGSIAIVHETLSQNLDERVEFDEIADRVLAMVAEISPGKVTGRRTGRFGILDAEVATPLSMVLTEILQNALEHGFRQGETGTVEVSAVRGGTTKEARLLVTVQDDGVGLPEGFDPHTAGNLGLQIVRTLVEGELGGTFDMVPAPERGTQVILDIPVRAHK; via the coding sequence ATGAACGAACTGGTCCACCAGCACACCGCCCTCGACGAGTCCGACCTCGAGTGGCTCCATCTGCTGGTCTCGGAGTGGCAGCTGCTCTCCGACCTCTCCTTCGCCGACCTCGTCCTGTGGGTCCCCACCCGCGACGGCACCCGCTATGTGTCGGTGGCCCAGATGCGGCCCAACACCGGCCCCACCTCCTACCAGGACGACATGGTCGGCCATCTCGTCCCGCGCGGCCGCCGCCCCATGCTGGACGCCGCCCTGGACGAGGGCCGCATCGTCCGCGAGGGCGACCCCGAGTGGCGCGAGGAGGTCCCGGTCCGGGTCGAGTCGATCCCGGTACGACGGGACGGACGCGTCCTCGGTGTCATCGCGCGCAACACCAACCTGCTGACCGTGCGCACCCCGAGCCGTCTCGAACTGACGTATCTGCAAAGCGCCTCGGACCTCGCGCAGATGATCGCGGCCGGATCCTTCCCGTTCGCGAACCAGCAGGTCGACATGGACGCCTCGCCCCGGGTCGGGGACGGGCTGATCCGGGTCGACGCGGACGGCATCGTCCAGTACGCCTCCCCGAACGCCCTCTCCGCCTACCACCGCCTCGGCCTCGCCGCCGACCTGGTCGGCCACCACCTGGGCAACGCCACCGCCGAACTCGCCCCGACCCACGGCCCGGTGGACGAGGCGCTCGCCAAGGTGGCCAGCGGCTGGGCGCCCCGTGAGTTCGAGATCGAGTCCGAGGACGGGGTGATCCAGTTCCGGGCGATCCCGCTCAAGCCCAAGGGCACCCGGATCGGTTCGCTCGTCCTGCTCCGCGACGTCACCGAACTGCGCCGCCGCGAACGCGAGTTGATCACCAAGGACGCCACCATCCGAGAGATCCACCACCGGGTGAAGAACAACCTCCAGACGGTCGCCGCGCTGCTGCGCCTCCAGGCCCGGCGCATCGAGTCCGACCGCGGCCGCGAGGCCCTCGAAGAGGCCGTGCGCCGGGTCGGCTCGATCGCGATCGTGCACGAGACGCTGTCCCAGAACCTGGACGAGCGGGTGGAGTTCGACGAGATCGCCGACCGGGTGCTGGCGATGGTCGCCGAGATCTCGCCCGGCAAGGTCACCGGCCGGCGCACCGGCCGCTTCGGCATCCTGGACGCCGAGGTCGCCACCCCGCTCTCCATGGTGCTGACCGAGATCCTCCAGAACGCCCTGGAACACGGCTTCCGTCAGGGCGAGACCGGGACCGTCGAGGTCTCCGCGGTCCGCGGCGGCACCACCAAGGAGGCCCGCCTCCTGGTCACCGTCCAGGACGACGGCGTAGGACTCCCGGAGGGATTCGATCCGCACACCGCGGGCAACCTCGGCCTCCAGATCGTACGGACCCTGGTGGAGGGGGAGTTGGGCGGTACGTTCGACATGGTGCCGGCGCCCGAGCGCGGTACGCAGGTCATCCTGGACATCCCGGTGCGGGCGCACAAGTAG
- a CDS encoding WhiB family transcriptional regulator, with amino-acid sequence MDWRHNAVCREEDPELFFPIGNTGPALLQIEEAKAVCRRCPVIEQCLQWALESGQDSGVWGGLSEDERRAMKRRAARNRARQASA; translated from the coding sequence ATGGACTGGCGTCACAACGCCGTTTGCCGCGAGGAAGACCCCGAGCTCTTCTTCCCCATCGGCAACACCGGTCCTGCGCTGCTGCAGATCGAGGAAGCCAAGGCCGTCTGCCGTCGCTGCCCGGTTATCGAGCAGTGTCTTCAGTGGGCGCTTGAGTCCGGTCAGGACTCCGGCGTCTGGGGTGGTCTCAGCGAGGACGAGCGTCGCGCGATGAAGCGCCGTGCCGCCCGCAACCGGGCCCGTCAGGCCTCCGCCTGA
- a CDS encoding diacylglycerol/lipid kinase family protein, which produces MRALLVVNPAATTTSARTRDVLIHALASEMKLEAVTTEYRGHARDLGRQATESQNIDLVVALGGDGTVNEVVNGLLHAGPDPDNLPRLAVVPGGSTNVFARALGLPNDAVEATGALLDALSESRERTVGMGIAAGTPGTEDEGVPARWFTFCAGLGFDAGVVGRVEQQRERGRKSTHALYMRQALRQFLQEPHRRHGTITLERPGAEPVTDLVLSIVCNTAPWTYLGNRPVYAAPKASFDTGLDVLGLSRMSTVAVARYATQLLTSSPERGPHGKHAASLHDLDQFTLHSKVPLPLQMDGDHLGLRTSVTFTGVRRALRVIV; this is translated from the coding sequence ATGCGTGCACTTCTCGTGGTCAATCCGGCGGCAACCACCACAAGCGCACGTACGCGCGATGTCCTGATCCACGCCCTCGCCAGTGAGATGAAGCTGGAAGCGGTCACCACCGAGTACCGCGGCCATGCGCGCGACCTCGGCCGGCAGGCGACGGAGAGCCAGAACATCGATCTGGTGGTGGCCCTCGGCGGCGACGGCACGGTCAACGAGGTGGTCAACGGTCTGCTGCACGCCGGCCCCGATCCCGACAACCTGCCGCGGCTCGCGGTGGTCCCCGGCGGGTCCACCAATGTCTTCGCCCGCGCCCTGGGTCTGCCCAATGACGCGGTGGAGGCGACCGGCGCCCTGCTGGACGCGCTGAGCGAGAGCCGCGAGCGGACGGTCGGCATGGGGATCGCCGCGGGGACACCGGGCACCGAGGACGAAGGGGTGCCCGCGCGGTGGTTCACGTTCTGCGCGGGGCTGGGCTTCGACGCGGGTGTGGTCGGCCGGGTCGAGCAGCAGCGCGAGCGGGGCCGGAAGTCCACGCACGCCCTCTATATGCGTCAGGCCCTGCGCCAGTTCCTCCAGGAGCCCCACCGGCGGCACGGCACGATCACCCTGGAGCGGCCCGGCGCCGAACCGGTGACCGATTTGGTGCTCTCCATAGTCTGCAACACCGCTCCGTGGACCTATCTGGGCAATCGCCCGGTGTACGCGGCACCTAAGGCTTCGTTCGATACGGGGCTCGACGTACTCGGTCTCAGCCGGATGTCCACGGTCGCGGTTGCCCGGTATGCGACCCAGTTGCTCACTTCGTCCCCCGAGCGGGGACCGCATGGCAAGCATGCGGCCTCATTGCACGACCTGGACCAGTTCACCTTGCATTCGAAGGTCCCGTTGCCCCTTCAGATGGACGGCGACCACCTGGGACTGCGAACCAGCGTGACGTTCACAGGCGTACGCCGTGCACTGCGTGTGATTGTGTGA